From the genome of Methylomonas sp. UP202, one region includes:
- a CDS encoding methyltransferase domain-containing protein: protein MRKLNFGCGLKVAPGWDNIDFHSNRPEVKRVNLLNGFPYPDNHFDVVYSSHVIEHFTRDDARFLLKEAYRTLKPNGILRIVVPDLAVTCREYIRILELPDDDIPKLHLHEWISIELLDQLVRTRHTGEMGAFFQKMRNGDFRDISDYVQSRTQYASYSPPIGEKSFIDKLRGVNLQKLSTKLDYFYVRLVTKLLPRGLRELVFDGTGIGERHKWMYDYFSLTRLCESAGFVDCKSLPYNESQIPQFSRDCLDSNNDGSVYKKNSIYVEGIKL from the coding sequence ATGAGAAAACTGAATTTTGGGTGCGGTTTGAAGGTTGCACCCGGCTGGGACAATATCGATTTTCATTCGAACCGTCCGGAGGTTAAGCGAGTTAATCTCTTGAATGGATTTCCCTATCCGGACAATCACTTTGATGTCGTTTACAGCAGTCACGTGATAGAGCACTTTACCCGCGACGATGCGCGATTTTTATTAAAAGAAGCCTATAGAACTTTGAAACCGAATGGAATATTACGCATCGTAGTTCCCGATTTGGCGGTTACCTGTAGGGAATATATACGGATTCTGGAGCTGCCTGATGACGATATCCCTAAACTGCACCTGCATGAATGGATTTCTATCGAGCTACTCGATCAATTGGTTAGAACGCGGCATACTGGCGAAATGGGCGCGTTTTTCCAAAAAATGCGTAATGGCGATTTCCGGGATATTTCGGATTATGTGCAATCCAGGACTCAGTATGCAAGCTATAGCCCACCAATCGGGGAAAAATCATTCATCGATAAATTGCGAGGAGTGAACTTGCAAAAGTTGTCAACTAAATTGGACTACTTCTATGTCCGGTTAGTAACAAAATTGTTACCGCGCGGATTAAGGGAGTTAGTTTTTGATGGTACGGGAATTGGCGAAAGGCATAAATGGATGTACGATTATTTTAGTCTGACTAGGTTATGCGAGTCTGCTGGGTTTGTTGACTGCAAGTCGTTGCCATATAACGAGTCTCAAATACCGCAGTTTTCCAGGGATTGTCTTGATAGTAATAATGATGGTTCAGTGTACAAAAAAAACTCGATTTATGTTGAAGGAATAAAGCTTTGA
- a CDS encoding acyltransferase has translation MNNHIPLLDAYRFLAALSVACFHYFGDAHSWHTRYNIKYGKIFEFPSLEFFSYGRFGVDLFFLISGFVIALSAEGRSFSKFFASRVARIVPTYWLAIVITSLIVVASSYESISIRQIIANVIFLQKPMQENFIDGVYWSIVIEFRFYLLVAILIIFNIYKHYHWILLMWSALCLSDAFGVNLGYCKQIFITSYGYYFAGGGALYHLYRQKHTILALITLTLSFITAIYFSLQRHSELTPETIIAITLTIYTLVALISTRQFDNITWKILPTLGAITYPFYLLHLKVGNVIMRNNSLTDNGLMINLSTIALMIFISWLINIYFENTVNTKLRVAIEKSLIKLATFFKQPIAY, from the coding sequence ATGAATAACCACATCCCGCTTCTTGATGCATATCGTTTCCTGGCCGCTCTATCAGTAGCCTGTTTTCACTACTTTGGAGATGCTCATAGCTGGCATACTCGATATAATATTAAGTATGGTAAGATTTTCGAATTCCCTTCCCTTGAATTTTTTAGTTATGGCCGCTTTGGCGTAGATCTATTCTTCCTTATCAGTGGCTTTGTTATTGCCCTTAGCGCGGAAGGCCGGTCATTTTCGAAGTTTTTTGCTTCTAGAGTCGCTAGAATCGTACCGACGTACTGGCTCGCCATTGTGATTACTAGCCTTATAGTAGTCGCTTCAAGCTACGAGAGCATATCCATTCGGCAAATTATCGCCAATGTCATTTTTTTGCAGAAACCAATGCAGGAAAACTTTATCGATGGAGTTTACTGGAGCATCGTAATAGAGTTTAGATTTTATTTGCTGGTCGCCATATTAATCATATTCAATATATACAAACACTACCATTGGATATTATTGATGTGGTCTGCCTTATGCCTTTCTGACGCATTTGGAGTTAACCTCGGCTATTGCAAACAAATATTCATCACGTCCTACGGCTATTATTTTGCCGGCGGAGGCGCTCTATACCATTTGTACCGACAAAAACATACAATATTAGCATTAATCACACTAACTCTTTCTTTCATAACAGCAATATATTTCTCACTACAAAGACACTCCGAATTAACACCGGAAACAATCATAGCAATAACTTTAACCATTTACACCCTTGTAGCACTCATTTCAACCAGACAATTTGACAACATTACCTGGAAAATACTTCCAACCCTAGGCGCAATAACCTATCCATTTTATCTTCTGCACCTTAAAGTTGGCAATGTGATCATGAGAAACAATTCTTTGACAGATAACGGGCTAATGATCAATCTATCAACCATCGCACTAATGATATTTATATCATGGCTGATAAACATTTATTTCGAGAATACAGTCAACACAAAACTTCGAGTTGCAATTGAAAAATCGCTAATAAAGCTAGCTACATTTTTCAAACAACCAATAGCCTACTAA